One genomic region from Proteus vulgaris encodes:
- a CDS encoding YfbU family protein codes for MEMTHAQRLILSNQYKMMTMMDPDNAERYRRYQTIIERGYGLQLRELDRDFDEMSEETCRTIINVMEMYHALQVSRDNLKEQEMPDARRVAFIGFDAATESRYLSYVRFMVNTEGRYTHFDSGSHGFNSQTPMWEKYQRMLNVWLACPRQYHLSAVEIQQILNA; via the coding sequence ATGGAAATGACACACGCACAACGCTTGATCCTCTCTAATCAATATAAAATGATGACTATGATGGATCCTGATAACGCTGAACGTTATCGTCGCTATCAGACAATTATTGAACGCGGGTATGGATTACAATTACGTGAACTTGACCGTGACTTCGATGAAATGTCAGAAGAGACCTGCCGTACCATTATTAACGTCATGGAAATGTACCATGCATTGCAAGTTTCTCGTGATAACTTAAAAGAGCAAGAAATGCCTGATGCTCGCCGTGTCGCATTTATAGGCTTTGATGCAGCGACAGAATCCCGCTATCTTAGCTATGTGCGTTTTATGGTGAATACAGAAGGGCGTTACACGCATTTCGATAGTGGTAGTCATGGTTTTAACTCTCAAACACCAATGTGGGAGAAATACCAAAGAATGCTTAACGTTTGGTTAGCGTGCCCTCGCCAATATCACCTTAGCGCCGTTGAAATTCAGCAAATACTTAATGCGTAA
- the yfbV gene encoding terminus macrodomain insulation protein YfbV has product MSEPTVTPPGFFKKLRLGNEYLKTWPVEKQLAPVFPENRIVKATRFGIRYMPPIAIFTMTWQIALGGNLGPAITTALFACSLPMQGLWWLGKRAATPLPATLLRWFYEIREKFEEAGIALAPVEQTPTYLSLAHLLKRAFKQLDRSFLDDV; this is encoded by the coding sequence ATGAGCGAACCGACAGTGACTCCCCCCGGCTTTTTTAAGAAGCTTCGTTTGGGTAACGAGTATTTAAAAACCTGGCCGGTTGAAAAGCAGTTAGCACCTGTTTTCCCTGAAAATCGGATTGTCAAAGCCACACGCTTTGGTATTCGCTATATGCCACCTATCGCCATTTTTACAATGACATGGCAAATCGCATTAGGCGGTAATTTGGGACCTGCAATTACGACCGCGCTTTTTGCTTGTAGCTTGCCAATGCAAGGATTATGGTGGTTGGGGAAACGTGCAGCAACGCCACTCCCTGCTACGTTATTACGCTGGTTTTATGAAATTCGTGAGAAATTTGAAGAAGCAGGCATCGCTTTAGCTCCTGTTGAGCAAACACCCACTTACCTTTCTTTAGCTCATTTATTAAAACGTGCTTTTAAGCAACTTGATCGCTCTTTTCTTGATGATGTGTAG
- a CDS encoding sugar phosphatase, whose amino-acid sequence MAITCKGFLFDLDGTLVDSLPVVEHCWALFGERVGVSTQEINDYIHGKPAIESIRHFMPNATEQEITETFRWLEKLESTQTEGLAPLPGAIELINRLNDLNIPWAIVTSGTVPIASTRQSVTGIPEPKHWVTAECISRGKPNPEPYLLGAKKLGLLPQDCVVFEDAAAGIYSGLDAGCQVVAVHAPLSLPRRNEIHLIIDSLNDIQIEKQAEKVIITHKR is encoded by the coding sequence ATGGCGATCACATGTAAAGGCTTTCTGTTTGATCTTGATGGAACATTAGTTGATTCATTACCTGTTGTTGAACATTGTTGGGCGTTATTTGGTGAGCGCGTAGGTGTATCAACACAAGAGATTAATGACTACATCCACGGAAAGCCTGCTATTGAGTCGATTCGCCATTTTATGCCTAATGCAACCGAACAAGAGATAACTGAAACTTTTCGTTGGTTAGAAAAATTAGAATCAACACAAACCGAAGGATTAGCACCACTTCCGGGTGCCATTGAACTGATTAACCGCCTTAATGACTTAAATATTCCTTGGGCAATTGTTACATCAGGCACTGTTCCTATTGCCTCAACGCGCCAATCTGTCACGGGTATTCCTGAACCTAAACATTGGGTTACAGCGGAATGTATTAGTAGAGGTAAACCTAATCCTGAGCCTTATCTTTTAGGTGCCAAGAAATTGGGTTTATTACCACAAGATTGTGTGGTTTTTGAAGATGCAGCTGCGGGTATTTACTCTGGTTTAGATGCAGGATGCCAAGTGGTTGCTGTTCACGCTCCTCTTTCTCTCCCTCGCCGTAATGAGATTCATTTAATTATTGATTCTTTAAACGATATTCAAATCGAGAAGCAAGCTGAAAAAGTGATAATAACGCACAAAAGATAG
- the ackA gene encoding acetate kinase, whose protein sequence is MSSKLVLVLNCGSSSLKFAIINPENGEEFLSGLAECFNLPEARLKWKMDGQKHEAALGAGAAHSEALNFIVNTILAQKPELSAQIASIGHRIVHGGEKFTKSVVITDEVIKGIEAAIPFAPLHNPAHLIGIEEARKAFPHLIEKMVAVFDTAFHQTMPEEAYLYALPYSLYKDHSIRRYGAHGTSHFYVSREAAKMLNKPVDELNVITCHLGNGGSVSAVVNGKCVDTSMGLTPLEGLVMGTRSGDIDPAIVFHLHDTLGMSVEDINKLLTKESGLLGLTEVTSDCRYVEDNYDTKADAKRAMDVYCHRLAKYIGSYCALMEGRLDAIIFTGGIGENAAMVRELSLKKLALLGFEVDHQRNLDARFGKSGTITTDNSRLAVVIPTNEELVIAQDASRLTA, encoded by the coding sequence ATGTCAAGTAAGCTGGTGCTGGTACTGAACTGCGGTAGTTCTTCTCTTAAATTTGCAATTATCAACCCAGAAAATGGTGAAGAATTCCTGTCAGGTTTAGCTGAATGCTTCAACCTTCCTGAAGCCCGCCTGAAGTGGAAAATGGATGGCCAAAAACACGAAGCTGCGTTAGGCGCAGGTGCTGCTCATAGCGAAGCATTAAACTTCATCGTAAATACTATTCTGGCTCAAAAACCAGAACTTTCTGCACAAATCGCGTCTATCGGTCACCGTATTGTTCATGGTGGCGAGAAATTCACTAAATCTGTCGTGATCACTGACGAAGTTATCAAAGGTATTGAAGCAGCTATCCCATTTGCACCATTGCATAACCCAGCTCACCTTATTGGTATTGAAGAAGCGCGTAAAGCATTCCCTCATTTAATTGAAAAAATGGTTGCTGTTTTTGACACCGCTTTCCATCAAACAATGCCAGAAGAAGCTTATTTGTATGCTCTGCCATACAGCTTATATAAAGATCACAGCATCCGTCGTTACGGTGCTCACGGAACTAGCCATTTCTACGTTTCTCGTGAAGCCGCTAAAATGTTAAACAAACCTGTTGATGAACTGAACGTAATCACTTGCCACTTAGGTAATGGTGGTTCTGTTTCTGCTGTTGTTAACGGTAAATGTGTTGATACTTCTATGGGTCTGACTCCATTAGAAGGTTTAGTAATGGGTACTCGTAGTGGTGATATCGATCCTGCTATCGTGTTCCATTTACACGACACTTTAGGTATGAGCGTTGAAGACATCAACAAACTGCTGACTAAAGAATCTGGTCTGTTAGGTTTAACAGAAGTCACTAGTGACTGCCGTTATGTTGAAGATAACTACGACACTAAAGCAGATGCTAAACGCGCAATGGATGTTTACTGCCATCGTTTAGCAAAATACATCGGTTCTTACTGTGCACTGATGGAAGGTCGTTTAGATGCTATTATCTTTACTGGTGGTATCGGTGAAAACGCAGCAATGGTACGTGAATTATCTCTGAAAAAACTGGCTCTGTTAGGTTTTGAAGTGGATCATCAACGTAACTTAGATGCACGTTTCGGTAAATCAGGCACTATCACTACCGATAACAGCCGTCTTGCTGTTGTTATCCCAACTAACGAAGAGTTAGTTATCGCTCAGGACGCAAGTCGCCTGACCGCTTAA